In Plasmodium vinckei vinckei genome assembly, chromosome: PVVCY_06, the genomic window atttattttttttaatgaaaaatggatttattattctttatacatttttcaaaCTTTTAACAActcatatatacatacgtatataaaaaaatatatttatttttttttaaagcggaatagtttttatttagctatttaaaaacaacaaaaaaaaaagaggggagaaaaaaaaaaaacaaaccaTATTATACGAATATTACACTTATTCAATAAAATTGGAATCgcaaattaaattaattatttatatgtagaTAAATGCAAATATGTTGtactttattatatgtgtaaaagttgaaataaatattttactcTTTTGTCTTGAtatgttttgttttttcattagTCATGAAGGATCTTCCGCTGAGGGAATATCATCGGGTTTAGTTGTGAAATATAAACACATAGCCAgctgttaaaaaaaagtgaattataaaaattgtgtaAAAATAGGTTAGCAAGATAATACAGACAAAGCGGATGGAATAAAATgggcatatttttttacttttccttttttaattttgtctTAAACTTACAATATCCACAAGCAAAAGACGGCTATAGAAACCAGCGTAATGATTAGTCTGTTCAACGTGAAAaggtgaaaaaataatgagaaaaaaaataagaaaaaaaaataagaaaaaaaaataagaaaaataaaacaatgaaATAGAGAGATCGTTGGTAAGGCCATAACATTTTAAGCTTACTTGAACATGTCCTTCAATGCTATCTTTCCATTTCTTGcgaaaaaaatgcaaaataaaatacaagaCACAAACCAAATGATAAGGAAAGTGTATGTTCCTGTTACAATGTTGCTATCCATCCTGTAAAGaaggtgaaaaaaaaaaaaataaaaaataaaatatttaaaaattgtaactCTTTAAGTGTAGCTGTGTATGGAAAAGGCATTCATGTTTCCCCCCTACCCccttaatttttaatttcattgatatgtttccttttctttaatacaattttaaaggaaagaatttatttattttcaattatccaaattaataattgggaaatttttttctttttaaaaaatattaaagaaaatgtgTGTGCATAGGAAGAAGGggtatatatgtaatgaAGGATATGGGATTATTCTTCACGTgttgttatttattttaatttgggAAAGGGGTgatacattatttatatggcagtaataatataaggggaaattatattcattatatttttctgcTTATTATTACTGGGACATGCATATCTGTTAGTTTGTTTTACTTATTTTGTTTCACTTACTTTGTTTCACTtactttatttatgttCTACTATTTGCATGAAGGGGAAGAGAgtgtataataaaactgtaaatataaatatgaactgattttaaaaacaaaagcaaatatatatttatatataccacgcatatattaatataaataaaaaagggaaaattTTATTCGTAAAAATAAGATcccaatttttttacttttttgttttgtttttataaatattttttttataaatttgcttttttatttatatatataacaatacatatattaaaaaaacaaaaaaaaatcagcttaaaatgttaaaaaaaattgcaaaTAAACATCTTAGTGTgaatattacatttttttaaaggagaaaatgaaaaaatcaaaaaaaaaaaaataatattatatataatatacatataataatattatgcatacgtaaaaaattttaaggGTGGGAAATGAAATTAATTTCGTCGTCCCTTAAAGATTCATTTCCCTAATAGGCTGGCATAAGAACTTGGATATGTACATTATAATGTTTATCAGTATttatcaatatttatatgtttgtaatatttacaaaagtaatagctattatataaattatatttatgaatggggaaagtgaaaaaaaaaaaaaaaataaatataaaccGTAATGATGTTtgtaaaaaagaattaaaatgaaggaaaaaggaaaatatgaAGACCATggcataaaaaaacataataaaacaataaaagattataatactaaaaaaaataaaaataaagagaaaaaaaaatatgataaagaaaaat contains:
- a CDS encoding V-type ATPase V0 subunit e, putative, giving the protein MDSNIVTGTYTFLIIWFVSCILFCIFFARNGKIALKDMFKLIITLVSIAVFCLWIFWLCVYISQLNPMIFPQRKILHD